The Prevotella sp. oral taxon 299 str. F0039 genome has a segment encoding these proteins:
- a CDS encoding HDIG domain-containing metalloprotein gives MDYQRIIDKYYPTENKLKNILMIHSREVADFALAVITRHPELNIDASFVEEAAMLHDIGIFQCDASGIECFGSHPYILHGRIGADILRKESFPQHARVCERHTGAGITKQQIQENNLPLPLLDFCPESIEEKLVCYADKFFSKTKLDKTKTFEEALRSLKKFGDDGIERFCSWHEIFK, from the coding sequence ATGGATTATCAAAGAATAATAGATAAATATTATCCAACAGAAAATAAGCTAAAGAATATCTTAATGATCCATAGTAGGGAGGTTGCCGACTTTGCTTTAGCTGTAATTACACGACACCCCGAACTAAACATCGATGCTTCTTTTGTTGAAGAAGCAGCAATGTTACATGATATTGGTATCTTTCAATGCGATGCGAGTGGTATAGAATGTTTTGGTTCTCATCCTTATATCTTACATGGACGTATTGGTGCAGATATATTAAGAAAGGAATCGTTTCCTCAACATGCTCGAGTTTGTGAGCGACATACAGGTGCAGGGATAACAAAACAGCAGATACAAGAAAATAACTTGCCTCTTCCGCTTCTAGATTTTTGTCCAGAAAGCATCGAAGAAAAGCTCGTTTGTTATGCCGATAAGTTCTTTTCTAAAACTAAATTAGATAAAACAAAGACTTTCGAAGAGGCACTTCGAAGTTTAAAGAAGTTTGGAGATGATGGTATAGAACGCTTTTGTTCGTGGCACGAAATCTTCAAATAA